From the Daucus carota subsp. sativus chromosome 8, DH1 v3.0, whole genome shotgun sequence genome, one window contains:
- the LOC108200104 gene encoding cyclin-D1-1 isoform X2 translates to MSAILSYADDLFSDLLCGEDSGTLSEDLPECSSDIEFLADFEESIAGLIADERKFVPGIDYVERIRSQSVETCAREDSIAWILKQTNGWPLQLLSVACLSLAAKMEESLVPSLLDIQVEDAKYVFEPKTIRRMEFLVLGVLDWRLKSVTPFSFLSFFAYKLDPQGTYTLFLISKATEIILSNIQEASFLEFRPSCIAAATILCAANDIPNLSPINADHAESWCDGLRKDKIISCYRLIMQGVGVDKKTKKRSKPLPQARVAARVAARACVGSSSSSSSSSSSSSSLSSKRRRLNNSLWADDDRGSCD, encoded by the exons ATGTCAGCTATCCTATCCTACGCCGATGACTTGTTCTCCGACTTGCTCTGCGGCGAGGACTCCGGTACCTTATCGGAGGACTTGCCGGAGTGCTCGTCGGATATCGAATTTCTGGCCGATTTTGAGGAATCTATTGCCGGATTAATCGCAGATGAGAGAAAATTTGTCCCGGGTATTGATTACGTCGAGAGGATTCGGTCTCAATCAGTGGAGACATGTGCGCGTGAGGATTCCATTGCATGGATTCTCAAG CAAACAAATGGATGGCCATTGCAACTTTTATCAGTGGCTTGCTTGTCATTAGCTGCTAAAATGGAGGAATCTCTGGTTCCTTCTCTCCTGGATATTCAG GTTGAAGATGCAAAATATGTTTTTGAACCGAAAACAATCAGAAGGATGGAGTTTCTTGTATTGGGCGTACTAGATTGGCGGCTGAAATCTGTTACACCGTTTAGCTTCCTCAGCTTCTTCGCTTACAAACTTGATCCTCAAGGAACTTATACACTCTTCCTCATCTCCAAGGCCACTGAAATTATTTTATCCAATATTCAAG AAGCCAGTTTTCTGGAGTTCAGGCCATCATGCATAGCTGCCGCGACAATTCTTTGTGCAGCCAACGATATTCCAAACTTGTCTCCTATAAATGCAGACCATGCCGAATCGTGGTGCGATGGACTAAGAAAA GACAAGATAATCAGCTGTTACAGGCTAATTATGCAAGGAGTCGGAGTtgataaaaaaacaaagaagagATCAAAGCCACTGCCACAAGCCCGAGTCGCGGCTCGGGTCGCGGCTCGGGCTTGTGTAGGGTCCTCGTCTTCATCCTCgtcctcttcttcatcttcatcttctttaTCTTCTAAAAGGAGGAGATTGAATAACAGCTTGTGGGCAGATGATGACAGAGGAAGCTGTGATTAA
- the LOC108200104 gene encoding cyclin-D1-1 isoform X1, with translation MSAILSYADDLFSDLLCGEDSGTLSEDLPECSSDIEFLADFEESIAGLIADERKFVPGIDYVERIRSQSVETCAREDSIAWILKVQRYYGLHPLTAYLSVNYMDRFLYSNHHLPAQTNGWPLQLLSVACLSLAAKMEESLVPSLLDIQVEDAKYVFEPKTIRRMEFLVLGVLDWRLKSVTPFSFLSFFAYKLDPQGTYTLFLISKATEIILSNIQEASFLEFRPSCIAAATILCAANDIPNLSPINADHAESWCDGLRKDKIISCYRLIMQGVGVDKKTKKRSKPLPQARVAARVAARACVGSSSSSSSSSSSSSSLSSKRRRLNNSLWADDDRGSCD, from the exons ATGTCAGCTATCCTATCCTACGCCGATGACTTGTTCTCCGACTTGCTCTGCGGCGAGGACTCCGGTACCTTATCGGAGGACTTGCCGGAGTGCTCGTCGGATATCGAATTTCTGGCCGATTTTGAGGAATCTATTGCCGGATTAATCGCAGATGAGAGAAAATTTGTCCCGGGTATTGATTACGTCGAGAGGATTCGGTCTCAATCAGTGGAGACATGTGCGCGTGAGGATTCCATTGCATGGATTCTCAAG GTGCAGCGTTACTACGGCCTGCATCCGCTAACGGCGTATCTTTCCGTCAACTACATGGATCGGTTCCTCTACTCTAACCATCACTTGCCGGCG CAAACAAATGGATGGCCATTGCAACTTTTATCAGTGGCTTGCTTGTCATTAGCTGCTAAAATGGAGGAATCTCTGGTTCCTTCTCTCCTGGATATTCAG GTTGAAGATGCAAAATATGTTTTTGAACCGAAAACAATCAGAAGGATGGAGTTTCTTGTATTGGGCGTACTAGATTGGCGGCTGAAATCTGTTACACCGTTTAGCTTCCTCAGCTTCTTCGCTTACAAACTTGATCCTCAAGGAACTTATACACTCTTCCTCATCTCCAAGGCCACTGAAATTATTTTATCCAATATTCAAG AAGCCAGTTTTCTGGAGTTCAGGCCATCATGCATAGCTGCCGCGACAATTCTTTGTGCAGCCAACGATATTCCAAACTTGTCTCCTATAAATGCAGACCATGCCGAATCGTGGTGCGATGGACTAAGAAAA GACAAGATAATCAGCTGTTACAGGCTAATTATGCAAGGAGTCGGAGTtgataaaaaaacaaagaagagATCAAAGCCACTGCCACAAGCCCGAGTCGCGGCTCGGGTCGCGGCTCGGGCTTGTGTAGGGTCCTCGTCTTCATCCTCgtcctcttcttcatcttcatcttctttaTCTTCTAAAAGGAGGAGATTGAATAACAGCTTGTGGGCAGATGATGACAGAGGAAGCTGTGATTAA